A region from the Rhodamnia argentea isolate NSW1041297 chromosome 7, ASM2092103v1, whole genome shotgun sequence genome encodes:
- the LOC125315979 gene encoding secreted RxLR effector protein 161-like, with protein sequence MDKARAVATPCPTNSDPPSLHRGALFHDPTPYRSKVGALQYVTITRPDLVYDVTIACQFMHVPTETHWPYVKRILRFISSTLSHGILFTKGSQGFLHAFSDAGCAGDHDTRRSVGGYAIFLGSNLISWSSRKQRTVARSSIEAEFKCLADTTTEIIWIQALLSDLRITFQKSPVLWCDNISAIYLSDNPVFHARTKYMEIDYHLFVSELISANYMFNISLRRTNRRTCSPKPFHGLGSASFRTSLL encoded by the coding sequence ATGGACAAAGCAAGGGCTGTAGCTACACCATGCCCGACCAATTCGGATCCTCCTTCTCTTCATCGGGGTGCCCTTTTTCATGATCCTACACCGTATCGTAGCAAGGTGGGTGCACTACAATATGTCACCATTACCCGACCAGACCTTGTTTACGATGTGACTATTGCTTGTCAATTCATGCATGTCCCTACAGAAACCCATTGGCCATATGTCAAACGGATTTTACGCTTCATCTCTAGCACTCTGAGTCACGGCATCCTCTTCACTAAAGGATCTCAAGGTTTCCTTCATGCTTTTTCCGATGCAGGATGTGCTGGTGACCATGATACTAGACGCTCCGTAGGTGGTTATGCTATTTTTCTTGGTTCTAATCTAATCTCATGGAGTTCTCGCAAGCAAAGAACAGTTGCTCGTTCAAGTATCGAGGCGGAATTCAAATGTCTTGCTGACACCACTACTGAGATCATATGGATTCAAGCTTTGCTTTCTGATTTAAGGATCACATTCCAAAAGTCACCGGTATTGTGGTGTGATAATATTTCAGCTATCTACCTTAGTGATAATCCTGTTTTTCATGCTCGGACGAAATACATGGAGATTGACTATCATTTGTTCGTGAGCGAATTGATCAGCGCCAATTACATGTTCAATATATCTCTTCGACGGACCAACCGGAGGACATGTTCACCAAAGCCCTTTCACGGTCTCGGTTCCGCCTCCTTCAGGACAAGCTTACTGTGA
- the LOC115741887 gene encoding nuclear pore complex protein NUP107 — protein sequence MEDEMDASPSYFDPEDLSVREQFRRYGRGQSSTSNVSPQKRSGLMVRQGSLLYDGTSIHSPTNAALLLEDIKQEALGFDADYPEGSPARTQSSSKRRYSIEGHGKSEAETGFDSVRRAGSHSLKACKQEDESSSDSGETTFSLFASLLDSAIQGLMSIPDLILRFESSCRNVSESIRYGPNIKHRIVEDKLMRQKAQFLLDEAASWSLLWYLYGKGNEDIPKDIYVYPTTSHLEACRFVSNDHTAQLCLRVVRWLEGLASKALDLESKVRGSHVGTYLPSSGIWHHTQRFLKKGRSDTDTVRHLDFDAPTREHAHQLPDDKKQDNLLLEDVWTLLRAGRLDEACDICRSAGQPWRAATLRPFGGLDLFPSCEALVKNGKNRTLQAIELENGIGHQWRLWKWASYCASETISEDGRNFEAAVYAAQCSNLRRLLPICTDWESACWAMAKSWLDLLVDMELARLQPGGMTHSKSYGDDIDGSPEQIEGTSQSSSGPENWPLQVLNQQPRHLSALLQKLHSGDAVHEAVMRGCKEQQRQIEMKLMEGNIPQLLDLIWSWIAPAEDDQNVFRPHGDPQMIRFGAHLVLVLRYLLADEIEDAFKEKIMTVGDFILHMYAMFLFSKQHEELVGIYASQLARHRCIDLFAHMMELRVNSSVHVKHKIFLSAIVYLPFSPSDDSKGSFEEIIERVLSSSRETKVRKYDNTLDVAEQHRIQSLQKAMVIQWLCFTPPSTITDVAVVSVKLLLRALMHSNILFREFALISLWRVPAMPIGAHKLLSFLAEPLKQLSENLDALESYDISEDLSEFQDWSEYYSCDATYRKWLKIEQDNAEVSAVELSQEEKERASVAARETLQSARSLLLRKEHPWLTSREENMYKAMEPIFLELHASASLCLPSGECMCPDATICATLMSALYSSVSEEVVLERQLMVNVAISSKDKYCIEVVLRCLAIEGDGLGFHLLNDGGILARMVAAGFKGELARFQVGVTMEISRLDAWYSNKDGSLEGPASYIVRGLCHRCCLPEVILRCMQVLVSVVESGGPPESHDDLIELITSSETGLLHLFSQQQLQEFLFLEREYSICCMEQQEVDE from the exons ATGGAGGACGAAATGGATGCATCTCCAAGCTATTTTGACCCAGAGGATCTTTCAGTTAGAGAGCAATTTCGACGATATGG GAGAGGGCAGTCGTCGACTTCTAACGTTTCACCCCAGAAACGTTCGGGATTGATGGTAAGGCAGGGTAGCTTGTTGTACGATGGAACAAGCATCCACAGCCCAACAAATGCCGCACTTCTTCTTGAAGACATTAAGCAAGAAGCCTTGGGCTTTGATGCTGATTACCCAGAGGGATCACCTGCAAGGACCCAATCTTCTTCCAAGAGAAGATACTCCATTGAGGGCCATGGGAAGTCAGAGGCAGAGACGGGTTTTGATTCAGTCCGAAGAGCTGGAAGTCATTCGCTGAAAGCTTGTAAGCAGGAGGATGAGTCATCATCGGACAGTGGAGAGACGACATTCTCTTTATTTGCTTCTCTGCTGGATTCTGCTATTCAAG GGCTGATGTCTATACCTGATCTGATACTACGATTTGAGTCATCTTGTAGGAATGTTTCAGAGTCAATCAG gtatGGTCCCAATATAAAGCATCGCATTGTGGAGGATAAGCTAATGAGACAAAAGGCTCAATTCTTGCTTGATGAGGCTGCTTCATGGTCTCTCCTGTGGTATCTATATGGAAAAG GGAATGAAGACATCCCAAAAGATATATATGTG TATCCAACTACATCACATTTGGAGGCTTGTCGGTTTGTTTCaaatgaccatacagcacagtTGTGCCTCCGGGTTGTTCGGTGGTTAGAGGGATTAGCTTCCAAAGCACTTGATTTGGAAAGCAAG GTGCGAGGATCTCATGTTGGAACCTATCTTCCCAGCTCTGGAATCTGGCATCACACACAGAGGTTTCTGAAGAAGGGTCGTTCTGATACAGACACTGTTCGTCACTTGGATTTTGATGCTCCAACACGTGAACATGCGCATCAGCTGCCTGATGACAAA AAACAAGATAATTTGCTATTGGAAGACGTCTGGACTTTATTAAGGGCTGGGAGACTCGATGAGGCTTGTGACATTTGTCGGTCTGCTGGACAG CCATGGAGAGCGGCAACTCTTCGTCCATTTGGAGGGTTGGATCTATTTCCTTCCTGTGAAGCCCTGGTAAAGAACGGAAAAAATCGTACTCTTCAAGCAATCGAATTGGAAAATGGCATTGGACACCAGTGGCGCCTCTGGAAATGGGCATCCTACTGCGCATCAGAG ACAATTTCTGAGGACGGTCGCAATTTCGAAGCTGCTGTATATGCAGCCCAGTGTAGCAATTTGAGGCGCTTGCTTCCAATATGTACAGACTGGGAG TCTGCTTGCTGGGCAATGGCCAAGTCCTGGCTTGATCTTCTGGTGGACATGGAACTTGCTCGCTTGCAGCCTGGTGGAATGACTCATTCAAAGAGTTATGGAGATGATATTGATGGCAGTCCTGAACAAATCGAGGGCACATCTCAGTCTTCATCGGGGCCTGAAAATTGGCCACTGCAAGTTCTTAACCAGCAGCCACGACATCTTTCTGCTCTTCTTCAGAAACTTCATTCAGG CGATGCTGTACATGAGGCCGTTATGCGAGGATGCAAAGAGCAGCAAAGACAAATTGAG ATGAAACTTATGGAAGGGAATATACCCCAGTTGCTTGATCTTATCTGGTCATGGATAGCACCTGCAGAAGATGATCAAAATGTGTTCAG GCCACATGGGGATCCTCAGATGATTAGGTTTGGAGCTCATTTAGTACTTGTGCTAAGATACCTGCTTGCTGATGAAATTGAGGATGCCTTCAAGGAGAAGATTATGACAGTTGGTGATTTCATTCTTCACAT GTATGCAATGTTTCTATTCTCAAAACAGCATGAGGAATTGGTTGGGATTTATGCTTCTCAGCTTGCACGCCACCGATGCATTGACCTCTTTGCCCACATGATGGAACTCAGGGTGAACAGCAG CGTACATGTCAAGCATAAGATCTTCCTTTCTGCTATAGTGTACTTGCCATTTTCTCCTAGCGATGATTCAAAGGGAAGTTTCGAAGAAATAATTGAGAG GGTTCTGTCAAGTTCACGAGAAACCAAAGTTAGAAAGTATGATAATACATTGGATGTTGCTGAGCAGCATCGCATTCAAAGCCTTCAAAAGGCTATGGTCATTCAGTGGCTCTGCTTCACACCACCTTCCACCATTACAGACGTTGCAGTTGTTAGTGTCAAGCTGCTGCTTCGTGCTCTAATGCATAG CAATATACTATTTAGGGAATTTGCTTTGATTTCCCTGTGGAGAGTGCCTGCGATGCCCATAGGTGCTCACAAGTTACTTAGCTTCCTTGCTGAACCTCTGAAGCAGCTGTCGGAGAATCTTGATGCTCTTGAGAGTTATGATATCTCAGAGGATTTAAGTGAATTCCAAGACTGG AGTGAGTACTACTCCTGTGATGCAACTTATCGGAAATGGCTCAAAATTGAACAAGATAATGCAGAAGTTTCTGCAGTAGAACTCTCACAGGAGGAGAAGGAAAGAGCTTCTGTTGCAGCTAGAGAAACCCTACAGTCAGCACGTTCACTACTACTCA GGAAAGAACATCCCTGGTTGACTTCTCGTGAAGAAAACATGTACAAGGCAATGGAACCTATTTTCCTTGAGTTGCATGCATCTGCATCGCTCTGCCTTCCATCTGGTGAATGTATGTGTCCAGATGCCACAATTTGTGCTACGCTGATGAGTGCACTTTACTCTTCAGTGAGTGAGGAAGTGGTGTTAGAACGGCAATTGATG GTAAATGTTGCTATCTCATCCAAGGATAAGTACTGCATTGAGGTCGTCTTAAGGTGCTTGGCCATCGAAGGTGACGGGCTGGGATTCCATTTGCTCAATGACGGTGGCATCCTTGCTAGGATGGTGGCAGCTGGCTTCAAGG GTGAGCTTGCTCGATTTCAGGTTGGAGTCACCATGGAAATCTCCCGATTAGATGCTTGGTATTCGAATAAAGATGGTTCTTTGGAAGGCCCAGCATCATACATTGTCCGGGGCCTGTGTCATAGGTGTTGTCTACCAGAAGTCATTCTGCGATGC ATGCAGGTCTTGGTGTCTGTAGTGGAGTCTGGTGGCCCTCCTGAAAGCCATGATGATCTGATTGAACTGATCACTTCATCTGAAACAGGGCTACTTCATCTGTTTAGTCAGCAACAGTTGCAG GAATTTTTGTTCTTAGAGAGGGAATACTCCATATGCTGCATGGAGCAACAAGAAGTTGATGAGTAG